The following nucleotide sequence is from uncultured Ilyobacter sp..
AAGCTATAGACGGGCTTTTTTCTTTCAAAGAAAATTATAACCACTACAAAAAATATATTTATGAAGTAAATATATTTGGCAAAGAAAATCAGATGTTCTAGAACCATAACATTTCACCTCGATCTCTTGTCTTTAATATACTTATACAAAAGTAAAGTTGTTTTCCTCGAGTTATTTTTTTAAAATCATCTAAATAAAATATAAAGGAAATTCATTATAACTTTGTAACTAATAGTTGAAAAACATAAAAGGAGGAGATCACTATGGCTGATAATAATAACATAACAGAACTTGTTAGTGTCAATGAGATAATGCCGGAAAAACTCGTAATTCTTCCCATTGTAACAAGACCTGTTTTTCCTAATATAATGATTCCTATAACATTTTCAGGGGGACAGTTCCTTGAAGCGATAAGAAAAGTGGAGGAAAAAGAAAATAGGTTGATGGGACTGGTATTTACAAAAGAAGTAGACGAAGTCAATCTTTTTAAATCCAAGCTTTATGATGTGGGAACTGTGGTTAAAATCCACAAGATCACCCCTATTTCTCCAAATACAGTGCAGATAATAGTACAGGGGATAAGCAGATTTAAGAAAATAAAAACGGTAGAGGAGACCCCACTTCTCACTTGGAACGTAGAATATAACCAGGAGTCGAGCGGAGCTCCCAATGATGAAGTACGTGCATACATGCTCGCTATCATGACATCTCTAAAAGAGATATTTAAGGTGAATCCTATAATGCAGGAAGAGCTGAAACTTCTCATGTCTCAGGTCTCCTATGACAAGCCTAGCATACTGATGGATCTCATAGCAGCCATGCTAAAAATTGAAAGTAGAGAACTTCAGGAACTTTTGGAAGAATTCAACCTAGAGGAAAGGTGCAGAAAGCTTCTGATTCTTCTGAAAAAAGAGCTAGAAATATCTCAGCTTCAGGAAAAAATTCAGAGGCAGATTGAAGACAAGGTAAGCAAACAGCAGAAAGATTACTTTCTCAGGGAACAGCTAAAACTCATAAAAAAAGAGCTGGGGATGGAAAAAGATGATAAGCAGGCTGAAATAGAGAAATTGGTAGAGAGATTATCAGAGATAGAGCTTTCGGAAGAGGCTAAGAATGTCGTTGAAGAGCAGTTTGAAAAGCTAAAAATGATCGATCAGAGCTCTCCTGAATATCATGTGACCAGGTCTTATATACAGTCTATAATAGAACTTCCTTGGGGAATATATTCTGATGACAGACTGGATGTAAAAAAAGCTAGAACCATATTAGATAAGGACCATTATGGTCTGCAGGATGTAAAAACAAATATACTTGAATTTATAAGTACTATCATGAAAACAGGGAATGTAACCGGTTCTATACTTTGCCTTGTGGGTCCTCCGGGAGTGGGGAAAACCTCTATAGGTAAATCTATAGCCAATACCCTGAACAGAAAATTTTACAGATTTTCTGTAGGAGGGATGAAGGATGAGGCTGAGATAAAGGGACACAGAAGAACTTATATAGGGGCTATGCCAGGTAAGATAATACAGGCCCTAAAAAGAGTGGAAACTTCAAATCCTGTTATAATGCTAGATGAGATTGACAAAATAGGGAATAGTTATCAGGGAGACCCGGCTTCTGCACTTTTAGAAGTGCTGGATCCAGAGCAAAACAGAGACTTTTTAGATCATTATTTAGATGTTAGGTATGATCTTTCCAAGATATTATTTATAACAACTGCAAATACAATGGATACTATACCAAAACCACTTCTTGACCGTATGGAAGTCATTCAGCTTCCTGGATATATAATGGAAGAGAAGTTAGAGATAGCCAAGAGGTTTTTGATCCCGAACCAGATGAAGGAGCACGGTCTCACAAAGCAGGAGGTAAACATCAATAAGGGAGCTATAGAAGATGTGGTGGACAAGTATGCCAGAGAAGCAGGTGTGAGGAATCTGGAAAAAAATATAAGAAAAATTATGAGGAAAACAACTCTTCGTATAGCAGAGGGGGATGTGAATAAAGTAAGCATTACCAAGAAAAACCTTGAAGACTTTTTAGGTCAGCCAATCTTTGTAACAGAGGAACTCTATCAGAGATCTGTGCCTGGAGTCACACTAGGACTGGCATGGACATCTATGGGTGGAGCTACACTGTATATAGAGGCTACAGGTATAAGTAATAAAGAAAAAGGATTCAGACTCACTGGACAGCTGGGAAGTGTCATGAAAGAATCTGCGGAAATAGCTCACTCATATGTCAGATCCTACCTAAACAAGGAGAAAGACTGTTCTGAAGAGGAGAGGAGCTATTTTGACAAAAATACCGTACACCTTCATGTTCCTGCCGGGGCAACTCCTAAAGACGGACCTTCTGCAGGTATAACAATGGCCTTAGCCTTATATTCTCTCGCAAAGGGGAAAGCTGTAAGAAGGGATATGGCTATGACCGGCGAACTGACACTTACGGGGAAGGTATTACCTATAGGGGGAATAAGGGAAAAAACAATCGCTGCAAGAAGAGTTGGTATTTTTAACCTTATAATCCCAAAGGACAATAAGAAGGATTATGAACGTCTTCCAGATTACATAAAAGAGGGAGTTACAGTTCATTTTGTAGATTATTTTGAAGATGTGATCAAAGTGGCATTTGACTAGTATTACCCCTGTCTGAAAAGACAGGGGCTTTTATTTTTCTTTTGTTTTTTTAGGTTGTGCAATGGATATTAATAGGGTATACTAAGCTAAGAAATGATTAATATTTATAAGGAGTAAAATTATGACAAATTTTATAAATAGATTACGTGATGGGGAAAATATTGTATTATGGATAGGAGATATTTTAGGGAAATTGATGGGTTATCCCAGCAAAAGAGATCTGGCTAAACTTATATATGAGGACTTGGATAAGTATTCAAAATTGGAGGTCGCTAACATCAACTCCTTGGCTGAGGTATGCCAGGTGTATCTAGACAGCGTGACGGGAAGTAAATTGAAGCTCCTTAACAGGTTGAGAAACTCTTATTCAAATTCTAAGGCAACCTCTGATCTTCTCTACTTGTTTCCAAAATCTCCTTTTATTAGTGCAGTTGTAACAACAAATTTTGATACTCTTATTGAAAACTCCTACGGATCTGATATTTTTAAAGTAGATGTACAGAATGAATTTGAAATAGAAGCAAACCTACCTAGGCTCTACAAAATAAATGGTGACTTTGAACATATAGATAAGATGCTGGTTACAAAACAGGATTTTAGAAAGTTAAAATTACTGTCACTTTATAATCCGCTTTTTGAAAATCTCAAACGTGAGCTGAAAGGAAAACTTCTTTTATTTATTGGTTATGATCTAGAAGATCCTGATACAAGAGAGATTTTATCTTTTGTATATGATAAATTAGGTGATTCAAAGCCAAACGCCTATTTTGTAACCTCTTCCTCTATTATAAATACAGAAACTATTAATTGGTTGAATTCCAATGAGATAAAGCTGTTAAAGCAGAATGAAATGGAATTTTTAAATGAGCTAAAAAAATATTTGATAGAAAAACAGCATATTTTTGAAACCACTGACACGCCTCAAGAGTTGTCAGTAAAAAAAAAGTACAGGTAACAGCTGATGATGAGAATCCAAGGCTTTTTTCATTGGAGGAAGAATCTAGGAAACCTTTGTTTAAAGAGATCATAATAGGAGAAGATTTTGAAGGTGCTGTAAAAACCTATTTTGAAATGCAATCAGAATTCAATCAAAATTTAAAATTTCCAATATCAAGGTCGAATATTCCAGAATTTAACAGGAAAGAAAAAATAACGACCATAGGAAAAGTTGATATTGTCTGTGGGGATTCTAATCTTTTAAATTTTACCCTGAAGTTTTTAAAATCCAATGGAGTCAATTATTTCGAACTTAAAAATAGAGAATGCAAGATTATATTTGAAGGGAAAGTATCAAAGGATAGCAATAAGGTAATATCCACCGATAGATATTTAGCTTATTCCATATCTGAGAATCTTTCTGTAAAAAGAGCAATAGAGGTTTGTAAGTTTTTTGTGAATCTTTTTTCAGGTGAAAAACTTGAGTTTAATATAGGTTATTTGTCTGCATCTGTTACTTTAGAAAATAAAATAGAAAGATTTAAAGTACAAAAGGTTCTAAACACTCTTGGTAAATATAACTTTATTTGTAATGAGGAAAAAATAACACCCAATGAAAAATTCACTAAAGTATTAAAAAATTCTTATGAGGTGGACCTCATTTACCAGACGATGCTTGAAAAATCTTTAGAGAGTAAAATTAATATTAACATTAAAAAAGGTGAATTTATAGAGGGTGACACTATTAATATTGTGAGAAACTTTAAGACCCATCTCAAAAATTTAAAATTTAATATAACAGAGGAAATTTATGTAGAAGGTGCTATTACGGAAAGTGAACTTATAGATGGCGAACTATCCATTTTTGGGAAAAACTCGAAAATTATTTTTAAAAAAAATCTTGATTTTTTAGGTTAGCTGTGATATTATTCTCATTAAGAAAGATTGAATATTGACTACATAAATAGTAATATATAAATATTATTTATGCAATATATACATTTGAGTGATATTTTACTGGTTTCCGAACTTAATTAAAAAAGTGTTCAGAATTAATAATTTCAGGAGGATGGTTC
It contains:
- the lon gene encoding endopeptidase La, which encodes MADNNNITELVSVNEIMPEKLVILPIVTRPVFPNIMIPITFSGGQFLEAIRKVEEKENRLMGLVFTKEVDEVNLFKSKLYDVGTVVKIHKITPISPNTVQIIVQGISRFKKIKTVEETPLLTWNVEYNQESSGAPNDEVRAYMLAIMTSLKEIFKVNPIMQEELKLLMSQVSYDKPSILMDLIAAMLKIESRELQELLEEFNLEERCRKLLILLKKELEISQLQEKIQRQIEDKVSKQQKDYFLREQLKLIKKELGMEKDDKQAEIEKLVERLSEIELSEEAKNVVEEQFEKLKMIDQSSPEYHVTRSYIQSIIELPWGIYSDDRLDVKKARTILDKDHYGLQDVKTNILEFISTIMKTGNVTGSILCLVGPPGVGKTSIGKSIANTLNRKFYRFSVGGMKDEAEIKGHRRTYIGAMPGKIIQALKRVETSNPVIMLDEIDKIGNSYQGDPASALLEVLDPEQNRDFLDHYLDVRYDLSKILFITTANTMDTIPKPLLDRMEVIQLPGYIMEEKLEIAKRFLIPNQMKEHGLTKQEVNINKGAIEDVVDKYAREAGVRNLEKNIRKIMRKTTLRIAEGDVNKVSITKKNLEDFLGQPIFVTEELYQRSVPGVTLGLAWTSMGGATLYIEATGISNKEKGFRLTGQLGSVMKESAEIAHSYVRSYLNKEKDCSEEERSYFDKNTVHLHVPAGATPKDGPSAGITMALALYSLAKGKAVRRDMAMTGELTLTGKVLPIGGIREKTIAARRVGIFNLIIPKDNKKDYERLPDYIKEGVTVHFVDYFEDVIKVAFD
- a CDS encoding SIR2 family protein, translated to MTNFINRLRDGENIVLWIGDILGKLMGYPSKRDLAKLIYEDLDKYSKLEVANINSLAEVCQVYLDSVTGSKLKLLNRLRNSYSNSKATSDLLYLFPKSPFISAVVTTNFDTLIENSYGSDIFKVDVQNEFEIEANLPRLYKINGDFEHIDKMLVTKQDFRKLKLLSLYNPLFENLKRELKGKLLLFIGYDLEDPDTREILSFVYDKLGDSKPNAYFVTSSSIINTETINWLNSNEIKLLKQNEMEFLNELKKYLIEKQHIFETTDTPQELSVKKKYR